In Horticoccus luteus, the following proteins share a genomic window:
- a CDS encoding mechanosensitive ion channel family protein, whose translation MNLSSLHLEHFEQYLPRLLAALPVALLVILGALALSFVVNRALTLLSNKTSLSHENVAPFRKIMRVLIAIAALVLILNVFGFSLGGLWTILSTVLAMVAIGFVAVWSVLSNTLCTFIILLSRPFAIGDEVGFAGEDVKGRVEDMNFIYTTLRCDDGSLLQIPNNLFFQRVVRRRPSSAPVSLETQLNRPALQRTPAPSPARG comes from the coding sequence CCTCCCGCGTCTGCTGGCCGCCCTGCCGGTCGCACTTCTCGTCATCCTCGGCGCCCTCGCGTTGAGCTTTGTCGTCAACCGCGCCCTCACGCTTCTCTCGAACAAAACGAGTCTCTCGCACGAAAATGTTGCGCCCTTCCGCAAGATTATGCGCGTGCTCATCGCGATCGCCGCCCTCGTGCTCATTTTGAATGTCTTCGGCTTCAGCCTCGGCGGCTTGTGGACGATTCTCTCCACCGTGCTCGCGATGGTCGCCATCGGCTTCGTCGCGGTCTGGAGCGTGCTGAGCAACACCCTCTGCACGTTCATCATTCTGCTTTCGCGCCCATTCGCGATTGGCGACGAGGTCGGATTCGCCGGCGAGGACGTCAAGGGCCGCGTTGAAGACATGAATTTCATCTACACCACGCTGCGGTGCGATGACGGCAGTTTGCTCCAGATTCCCAACAATCTGTTCTTCCAACGCGTCGTCCGGCGCCGCCCGTCCTCCGCCCCGGTGTCGCTCGAAACCCAGCTCAATCGTCCCGCCCTGCAACGCACGCCCGCGCCATCCCCAGCTCGCGGCTGA